From a region of the Streptomyces tirandamycinicus genome:
- a CDS encoding Hsp70 family protein, translated as MTTEPTVSADLEELRRAELERREQRRQAREDGALAPLRARRRIAESEDQTGFNAVPEADEPARRPVQLPPRITQALQRVVDEAGEHPALLDRMLVRASGADDPLKSVAADAVELLGRTPPLPAVGHLVELAAGGLPVLTEEERLRAEALRSGRLPAPDTEPDVVDAWQLHVEAAEAQGRAVLSTDAWQRLVERLPLSVVDDLIDRGALRRKVTPHTWPEQSDRVRYVTARLLQGELDDAAVEAFVFDWGGGTIDVTILEHYDGVFDEMASRGITALGGLEFDEALVKQVLAKLGSPPDRLTRLEARRWRRHVELTKIVLSQPGTDQVLFEPLGGTTPVVIHREEFEEAVEPLVRRALAPLDECLQDVGLSADDLDAVLMIGGTAQIPLVRREVERVLGKAVVDARLCKPMTAVARGAAITAAEIDGLVPETTISVATSHDLGLSFEAGGRRGFATLIPRCSILPARGTRSAMPAVRGAPRSSWRSSRVTGSVRRTTNEPSPSRDSNFRCCNRALTLRATCSTSTITTTAAASSRCTPRHGTPVP; from the coding sequence ATGACGACGGAACCGACTGTCTCGGCAGATCTGGAGGAGCTGAGGCGTGCCGAACTGGAGAGGCGGGAGCAGCGGCGCCAGGCCCGCGAGGACGGCGCCCTCGCCCCACTGCGCGCTCGGCGCCGCATCGCCGAGAGCGAGGACCAGACCGGGTTCAACGCTGTACCCGAAGCTGACGAACCCGCTCGGCGTCCGGTTCAACTGCCGCCCCGAATAACGCAGGCTCTGCAACGGGTGGTTGACGAGGCGGGAGAGCACCCGGCACTTCTCGACCGGATGCTGGTCCGAGCATCTGGTGCCGACGACCCGCTGAAGTCGGTGGCTGCCGACGCCGTCGAATTGCTGGGCAGGACACCGCCGCTGCCTGCTGTCGGGCACCTCGTCGAACTGGCCGCCGGTGGTCTACCCGTCCTCACGGAGGAGGAGCGTCTGCGTGCCGAGGCACTGCGCTCCGGCCGCCTGCCCGCGCCCGATACGGAACCGGATGTCGTCGACGCATGGCAGCTGCATGTGGAGGCTGCCGAAGCGCAGGGACGCGCCGTACTGTCGACCGACGCCTGGCAACGGCTCGTGGAGCGCCTGCCGCTCTCCGTTGTGGACGACCTGATCGACCGAGGTGCTCTCCGGCGGAAGGTGACACCGCACACCTGGCCGGAACAGAGCGACCGCGTGAGGTACGTGACGGCCCGACTGCTACAAGGCGAACTCGATGACGCCGCCGTCGAAGCCTTCGTCTTCGACTGGGGCGGTGGGACGATCGACGTCACCATCCTCGAGCACTACGACGGCGTCTTCGACGAGATGGCGTCGCGCGGCATCACCGCGCTCGGCGGCCTTGAGTTCGACGAGGCACTCGTGAAGCAGGTCCTCGCCAAGCTCGGCAGCCCCCCGGACAGACTGACCCGACTGGAGGCACGACGCTGGAGACGCCACGTCGAGCTGACGAAGATCGTGCTGTCACAGCCCGGCACGGATCAGGTGCTCTTCGAGCCACTCGGCGGCACGACTCCCGTAGTCATCCACCGGGAGGAGTTCGAGGAGGCGGTCGAACCGCTGGTGCGCCGGGCGCTCGCACCGCTGGACGAATGTCTTCAGGATGTGGGTCTGTCCGCCGATGACCTGGACGCCGTACTGATGATCGGCGGTACTGCGCAGATCCCGCTGGTACGACGGGAAGTCGAGCGAGTCCTCGGCAAAGCGGTCGTCGACGCCCGACTGTGCAAGCCGATGACGGCGGTCGCGAGAGGAGCCGCCATCACGGCGGCGGAGATCGACGGTCTCGTCCCCGAGACGACCATCTCGGTGGCCACGAGTCACGACCTCGGACTGTCCTTCGAAGCGGGGGGACGACGCGGCTTCGCCACACTGATCCCGCGCTGTTCGATCCTCCCGGCACGTGGTACGCGCAGTGCCATGCCCGCGGTCCGCGGCGCACCAAGGTCGTCCTGGAGATCGTCGAGGGTGACGGGAAGCGTAAGGCGG